In Gemmatimonadota bacterium, the sequence CTCGCCCGCGAGGGTGATCACGATGTCACCCCAGAGCGGGTGGACGTACCGGCCCGCGTAGGCCGCCAGCGGCAGCGAGGGCCGGGTGTCCGGCACGCGCCCCGCCGCCGGGTCGGGCGGCGCGCCCCGGCGCGCGGTGTACAGCGCCAGCAGCTCGGTGCTCCAGTCCCGCGCCGGGCCGCCGATGGCCAGGTCGAAGACCCGGAGCATCAGGGCATGGCGGAACTCCGCGTGGTCCAGGTTGCCGAGCACCACCACCCCGGTGTGCCGCCCCGGCAGCAGCCCGACCAGCGCGGTGCGCCCCGCGAGGCTCCCCGTGTGGAACGCGACGAACTCGCCCCGGTAGTCCTGCTCGAACCAGCCGAGGCCGTAGGTGCGCCAGTGCGGCCGGGTAAGCGCGGCGGTGGGGTAGTACTGCTCCGGCGGGATGATCGCGTGCGGCGCGAGGAGGGTCGCGAAGCTCCGCTCGCTCAGCAGCTGCCGCCCGCCGGCGGTGCGCCCCCCCGCCAGGAGAAAGCGGACCCAGGTCGCCATGTCCGCGGCGGTGGACCACACCGCGCCGGCGCTCCCCACCACGTCCACGTCATCCTCGCCGATCACCCGGATGGTGTCGCGGATGCGGTAGTGCGGCGCCGAGCGGTCGGGATCGGCCGTGGCCCGCATGGCGGCCAGGCTGGCGTAGCTCCGGGTCATCCCGAGCGGGTTGAAGAGGCGGCGGCGGAGGAACTCCTCGTAGCGCATCCCCGAGGCCCGGGCGATCACCTCGCCCGCCAACCCGTACATCAGGTTCTGGTAGACGAAGCCGCCCCGGAGCGGGTAGGCGGGCGCGAGCAGGCGGAGCCGGCGGAAGATCTCGCCCCGGGGCACATCGCCGCGGGACCAGAGCAGGTCGGCGTTGCCGAGGCCGGCGTTGTGGGTGAGCAGGTCGATGACGCGGAGCGAGGAGGTCACGTACGGCTCCGGCATCTGGAACTCCGGCACCCAGCGGGTGACCGGATCGTCCCAGGCCAGGGTGCCGTCGTCCACCAGCTGCGCCAGCGCCACGGCGGTCATGGCCTTGGTGGTGGACATGATGCCGTAGAGGGTGTGGGGCCCCACCGCCCCCGGCTGCCCCAGCTCGCGGACGCCGTAGCCGCGGAGGAACACCACCGAGTCGTTGCGCACCACCGCCACCGCCAGCCCGGGAATGGCCCAGTCGGCGGTGCCGTGGCGGATGTAGGCGTCGAGGTCGGCGGCCCAGGGGTCGGCGGCGGGCGCCTGGGCGCGGAGGCCGCCGGCCATGCCCAGGGCAAGGAGCAGCAGCGGGGTGACACGACGTGGCATGGCGGGTTCCGTGGGAGAGGCGCCTAGATGTGCCCGCCGGCGGCGCCTGTGTCAAGCAGGGTGGGCCATGCGCCACGGGCCCACCCGTGAAGGATGGGCCCGTGGATACCGCGATGCTGTCGCGCCTAGCGGGCCAGCAGCGCCCGCCGGAGCAACGTCATCCGGCGCTTGACCGAGCCGTCGAACACCCGGTCGCCGACCCGGACCACGACCCCGCCCAGGATCGACGGGTCCTCGGTGAACCGGGGCAGCACCTGCTTGCCCACCACCTCGGTGAGCCGCGCGGCGATGGTCTTCCGCAGCGCCTCATCGGCCGGCCGCGCCACGGTGACCGCCGCCCGGACGCGGTTGAGCTTGAGGTCCACCAGGTCGAGGTAGGCCTGCGCCATCTCCTGGAACAACCCCTGGCGGCCGCGGCGGACCACCGCGCCGAGGAAGAGCACGAAGTCGCGGGGCGCGTCCGGCAGCGCCCCGGCGAGGATCGCGGTCTTCTGCGGCTTGGTGACCCGCGGCGACATCAGCACCGCCTGCACCGTCGGCGCGGCGGCGATCCCGCCCGCCACGGCGTCGAGCAGGTCGGCGTACAGCGCCGTGCGCCCGCTCTTCTCGCCCAGGTCGAACAGCACCTCGGCGTAGTTGCGGGCGATGGTCTCGTGCCTCACGTGGCCTTCTCCAGGCTGGCGAGGTAGCCCTCGACCAGCGACCGGTCGGACGCGCCGTCGAGCTTCTGGCCGATGAGCCGGCCCGCCGCCGCCAGCGAGAGGTCCACCGCCTCGCGGCGGAGGTCCGTCAGCGCCTTGTCCCGCTCGGCCGCGATGTCGCGGCGGGCCCGCTCGAGCAGTTCCTCCTGCTCGTGCCGGGTCTTGTCGATCGCCGTCGCCCGCTCCTTCTCGGCCGCGGACTTGGCCTCGGCCATCATGGCCTGCGCCTGGGTCCGGGACTCGGCGAGCAGCCGCCGGTTCTCGTCGAGCAGCGCCTTCGCTTCCGTGTTGGCCTTCGCGGCCTCGTCCAGCTGGCGGGCGATGGTGCGCTCCCGCTCCTCCGTGGCCTTGAGGATCGCCGGGAAGGCGAACTTCTTCAGCAGGAACAGGAGGACGACGAAGACCACCCAGGTCCAGATGACGAGCCCGGAGTTGACGGCGAAGGGTGACGGCGCGCCGCCCTCCCCGCCCTCCGAGACCAGCGTCAGCAGCATGGTGATCATGGAGCCCGCGCTTTCGGGTTACTTGATGAGCTTGAAGAGCAGCGCGAACACCAGGGCGATGATCGTCGCGCCCTCGAGCAGCACCGCGATCAGCAGGCCCGCGCCGCGGATGTCGCCGGCCGCCTCGGGCTGGCGGGCGATCGACTCGGCCACCTGGCCGCCGATCCGGCCCAGGCCCAGGCCGGCGCCGATCACGGCGAGACCGATGGCGAGGCCGGCGCCGAGCAGGCCATAACCGGCGCCAGCGGCCGGCGCGACTTCCTGGAGCAGAGCGAGCATGGTCAGCATGTCATTCCCCTGAGTGAATCCGTGGGAGATTGCGTGGGTGGGCGCCCGGATGGCGCCGCTGCATCCACCGGCGGGTGCCCAGGTCTCCCGGCCCGGGTCCGCACCGCGATCCGCCAGCGCCCCGAAGGGCAGCGGATATCGCCCCGCCATTCGGCCGGGCTACCGGGACCCCGCGGCCGGATGCCGCCCTCGGGCTCCCACTGCCATACCACTGTACCGCTGTACCGCCCTACCGCCCTTAGTGCTCGTGCTGCATCAGCCCGATGAACACCGAGCTGAGCAGCGCGAACACGTACGCCTGCAGCAGCGCCACGATCAGCTCCAGCAGCATGATGCCCACCACCAGCCCCGCGGTGGCGAGGCCGATGCCGTAGCTCCACATGCCCAGGTGGCCGAACAGGAACACGATGCCGAACAGCGACAGGATCACGAAGTGGCCGGCGGTCATGTTGCCGAAGAGCCGGACCGCGAGCGCGAAGGGCTTGACGATCTTGCCGAGCAGCTCGATGGGCGCCATGAAGATGGACAGCGCCACCGCGCCCGGGCCGTGCATGCCGGGAAAGTGGGGGAAGATCGTCGCCATGTAGGCCTTGGGGCCCACCTTGAGGAAGCCGGCGATCTCCACCGTCAGGAACACGATGATGGCCAGCCCGCCGGTCACCGAGAGGTTGCCGGTGGCCGCGCTGCCCCAGGGGAGCAGGCCGAGCAGGTTGCAGTAGAGGATGAAGAAGAACAGCGTGATGATGAGCGGGGCGAACTTCGCGCCGTCGTGCCCGATGTTGGCGATGGCGATGTCGTTGCGGACCCAGAGCACCAGGCCTTCCATCGCGCCGGCGAAGCCCTTGGGCGCCTCGCCCGCCCGGGTGCGGGCCACGCCGCGCGCGGCCACCCACATCGAGACGAAGACCAGCACCGCCGCCAGCAGCATGAAGATCAGGTGCTTGGTGGGCGACAGCGACGCCGACACCGGGTACTGCAGGTGGCAGCCCGGGATGTGCCACTCGAACAGCGGGTAGGCGTCGATCACGCACGCGTCCGCCGTGTGGTGCAGCACCATCTCGCCGACGTTGACCGCTTCCTGGAGCATCATCGGATGAACCTGACCTCGAGAAAGAGCAGGGGAATGAGGACCCCGACGTAACCCAGCCCGGCCGCCAGCGGGAGGAACCGCTCCCGGTCCCACGCCGCGAGCACCGCGAACAGCACCACCCCGCCGAGGCGGAGCATCATCCCGATGCCGAATCCCTTGAAGAACTCGGCCGTCCCCGCGGCGGCGAAGCCGCGGCGGAGCGCCCGCACCGCCACCAGCTCGATGGCGATCGCCACCCCGCCCATCACCGCGGCCGGCAGCAGCGCTGCGCGGCCCAGCCAGGTCACGAGCGCGGCCGTGACCAGGGCGGTGAGCAGCAGCCCGGCGGCCAGCACCTTCACGGAGCCGGTGGCTCCGTGGGAGGACGGTGCCGGGCCCGGAACCCGTCCTCGTCCTGCCGCACCTTGAGGAACACCCACAGGAAGGCCAGCCCCGCGCCCACGAGCGTCCCGAGGATCGTGAGGAAGGGCATCGTGCCCAGCACCCGGTCGAGCAGGTAGCCCGCCCCAGCCCACAAGATGACGCTGAAGGCGAAGGTGTAGCCGAGGGTGTCGTACTTCCACGCCTGGCCCAGCTCCTGGCCGACCGGCTTTTTCGGCCCCATAAGCCGGGGAAAAGTACCCGCTTGTGAAATATTTCGCAAACTCGGCGGCTCGGCAGACCAGAGGTCCCGCCCTACCGCCCTACCGCCCTACCGCCTCGTCCCGGGCCGGAACGTTCGACGCATTTGCCGCTCCCGGCGAAACCCGCTAACCTCTTGCCCGTACTCGGGAGCGCTCCCGGTTTCCCGCCTCTCGTCCCAACCCGGACCCCATGACCGCCACCCAGCCCCAATCGGACGTCGAGCAGCTGGCCCACCTGGCCCGCGCGGTGGAGCACCTCCGGGGCCAGGTGGCGCGCCGGATCGTGGGTCAGCAGGAGGCCGTGGACGGCATCCTGACGGCCATTCTGGCCGGGGGACACGCGCTGCTCATCGGGGTCCCGGGGCTGGCCAAGACGCTGATGGTCTCCACGGTGGCCGAGGCGCTGCACCTGTCGTTCAACCGGGTGCAGTTCACCCCGGACCTGATGCCCTCCGACATCACCGGCACCGAGATCATCGAGGAGGACCTGAGCACCGGCAAGCGGGTGTTCCGGTTCGTGCAGGGGCCGATCTTCGCCAACGTGGTGCTGGCCGACGAGATCAACCGGACCCCGCCCAAGACCCAGGCCGCTCTGCTGCAGGCCATGCAGGAGCACGAGGTCACCGCGGGTGGGCAGACCTACCACCTCCCCGAGCCGTTCTTCGTGCTGGCCACCCAGAACCCGATCGAGCAGGAAGGCACCTACCCGCTCCCCGAGGCCCAGCTCGACCGCTTCATGCTCGAGCTGCGGGTGGGCTACCCCACCCGGAGCGAGGAGGAGGCCATCGTGGAGCAGACCACCGGCGCCCGGGTGGCGCGGCTGGAGCCGGTGCTCGACGCGACCCAGGTGCGGGCGGCGCAGGAGCTGGTGCGGCGGATCCCGGTCTCGAAGCAGCTGGTGCGGGCGGCGGTGGCGCTCACCCGGCTCACCCGCCCCGCCGACGGGGAGGCGCCGGCCCTGGTCAGGGAGTACGTGGAGTGGGGGGCGGGGCCCCGCGCCTCGCAGTACCTGGTGCTGGGCGCCAAGGCCCGCGCGGCGATCGCCGGGCGCCCCATGGCCGACCTGGACGACGTGCGGGCGGTGGCGCTCCCGGTGCTGCGGCACCGGGTGGTGACCAACTTCGCCGCCGAGGCGGCGGGGCGGACCAACGACGACGTGGTGCGGGAGCTGGTGGCCGGGAGCGGCTGGACCGCCTGAGCGGCGGCGCGGAGTGGGGAAACAACGAACGGCCCGGGCGGATGCCCGGGCCGTTCGGCCATCAGGACCGGACGCCGCTCAGGTGGCGTTGGTATCGAAGGTGTTCACCGTCTCCTGGCCGCAGCCCGGGCCGTAGTCCACGGTGAAGCCGATGTTGTTGCGCCCGTTGATCGCGGCGCGCACCTGCCCGCCGTCGAGCTCGGGATCGGTGTCGCAGGACTCGTTGTAGTGCAGCGGCGTCGGGGTGGAGACCGTGAAGCTCCAGTCGCCGTCGGCCTGGCCGAAGTTGCCGGACCAGCTGTAGTCGCCGGTGATGTCGAAGGTGCCGCTCTGCAGCTCGCCCTGGCCGGGGTCGAGGCTGCCGGTGTCGGGCAGGAAGGTCACGCCCCAGGCGTAGTCGGCGCGGAGCACCGGGTTGCCGTTCACCCGCCAGCGGGCGATGAAGTTCTGGTTGGCGGTGGCGTTGGCCGCGGTGACCGTGGCGTCGTAGCCGCCGTCGAACTCATAGCCGGCGCTGGTCGAGTCGCTGTAGAAGAGCACCCGGAAGTTGGCGTAGTCCACCGCGAAGCCCCACAGGGTGGAGCCGCCGTCGGTGTCCTGCAGCCTGAAGGCGCCGGTCACGGCGAAGCCGTTGCCCAGGGAGTCCTGGTAGGCGCAGTCGCCGGGGCCGAAGGTCAGCGTGACGTTGTTGATGATGCCGTCGAGGTCGGAATCGGTAGTGTCGCCGGAGACCACCGGCAGGCACTCGGCGTCGGGGGCGGCAAAGGCGGCGAACTGGGCCTGGTACTGGCTGGGCAGGCTGCGCCCGATGATGCGGGCCACCCGGTTGCCCGGGGCGCCGGGGGCAAAGAGCCCGCTGCCCAGGCCGCCGCTGGAGGCGTTGAGGGTGGTCAGGTCGCTGGCGATATCGGCGATCTGGCCGGCCGCCTCCTGCCCCACCACCGCCGCCTGGGCGGGATCGATCGTGTCATTCCCCTTGGGACCGCTGCTGTCGCCGCAGGCGGCGACCGCCGTGACGGTGGCCAGACCCATGGCAAAACGCCGAAGCCCGTGCATGCCCTTCATGGCTGCTCCTCCTCAACGTGGAAACCGTTCGCGGCCCGAAACTGCCTGCCAGACCACAAGATAGACCCCGGGATCGGGTCGGCGCCGTCAGCGGCGCCACAGCCCCGATGTGACCCAGCGCATGATCCTGAGCGGGATTCAGGCCCCGGGGGTCCAGCTCCGGCTGGGGGGGGCGCCGCAGGCGGTCCAGGTGAGGGTGAGCACCCCGGCCTGGCCGCGGACGGTGCCGGTCAGGGTCACCTTCCCGGCCTTGATCCGCTGGGGAGTATCGGTGCAGTCGGCGTCGTAATTGAGGGGCTGCGGGGTGGCCACCGCCAGCGACCACTGCTCGGTGCTCCGCTCCCAATCCAGCGAGCCGGCGATGGTGAGGCTGCCGTCGGGGAGCGGCTGGCCCACCTGGACGGTGCCGGCGTTGCTGGCGGTGAAGCTGGTGGTGGTGGCCAGGGTGACCGTGGCGGCCACCCGGTTGGGCCGTTCCCGGACGATCTCGATGTCCACCGCCAGGCTGGCGGCACTGCTCGAGCCCAGCCGGCTCCGGGTGCCGTTGCGGGTGGCGGTGTAGCTCAGCGTGCCGGCGGTATCGGTGTAGGTCCAGGCCAGGTCGGTCAGGGTCAGGTCGTAGGCGGTCGCGTTGCCGCCGCTGGGGTCCTGGACCCGCAGGGCGCCGGTCACGCCGTAGTCGCCGCCGCCCAGGCCGGTGACGCTGCAGGGCGGGTTGAGGAAGGTATAGGTGGCATCGTTGGGGATGCCGTCACCGTCGCCGTCGGCGGTGGACGAGGCGGCGGGGCAGCCGGCCGGGGTGCCGAAGGCGGGGGGGACGCCCGGGGTGGCGAGGGTCAGGGCGCTGGCGGCGGACTGGACCTCGTCGTCCACGGCCAGCCGCAGCTCCAGCGACTGGCTGCTGGTGGGTCCGGCGCCGCCAACGGTGCCGGTGATGTTGGTGCAGGCGCCGAGGCCGGCGAGGAGGAGGGTGGGGAGGACCCACGGGGCTGGCCGCGACATCCATGACGCTCCGGTGTGAGGGCGCCCGCAATCTAGCCGCCTCCCCTTGCGGCCCGGCACGGGGGCGGAAGAATAGGACGGGACGCCCGCCCGGCCGGCCGGGGGGGCGGTTGACGATCGGTTGATACCCGCGGCATACCGACCATCCATGCCTGCACGCTTCTTCTTCCGTTGTCTTGGCTCCCCGGAGCTCCGCGGCCCCGGGGGGGAGGCGGTGCGCTTCCGGGTCCGGAAGCACCTCGCGCTGCTCTCGTTCCTGGCCGCGGAGCCGCGGGAGCCCCATCGCCGGGACCGGCTGGTGGACCTGCTCTGGCCCGACGCCCGGCCGGCGGAGGGCCGTCACAGCCTGGCCACGGCGCTTTCAGTCCTCCGGGCGCGGTTCGGGCCACGGACCTTCGAGACCACCCGCGACACCATCCGGCTGCTCGCCCCCGACCTCGAGGTGGACCTGGACCGCCTGGCGCGGGGGGACGTCCTGGGGGACGACCAGCGGCCGCCGCTCGAGGTGGCCGGGTTCCTGGAGGGGTTCGAGATCACCCGGGCGCCGGAGTTCATGTTCTGGCGCGACGGCATGCGGGCGCGCTGGCTCCCGCCCATCCGCGATGCACTGGTGGTGCTGCTCGATCGCTGCCGCCGCACCGGCGACTTCGCGGCCATCGAGCCGCACGCCGACCGGCTGCTGGCCCTCGACCCGCTGGCCGAGGACGCGGTGCGCGCCAAGATGGAGGCGCGGGCCTTTGCCGGGGACCGGGTCTCGGCGCTGCGGATCTTCCGGACGTGGCGGGACCAGCTGGCGGAGGAGCTCGACGCCGCGCCCTCGCCGCTGGTCGAGGGGATGGCGCTGCGGCTGCGGCAACGCGGGTACACCCCCGCCGGCTCGGTGCAGCTGCCGCCGGTGGCCACCGAGCAGTGGCGGGACCATGCGTTCGTGGGGCGGACGCACCAGTACCGGGTGCTGTACGAACGCTGGGAGTCCACCCGCGACGGCGCCGGCCGGCACGGCCTGGTGCTCGGCGACTCCGGGCTGGGCAAGACCACCCTGCTGGAGCGGCTCACCATGGCCACCGGGCTCGAGGGAGCGGTGTCGGCCCGGGTGCAGTGCTACGAGATGGAGCAGCAGATCCCCTACGCTGCGGTGGGAGGCCTGGTGCGGGTGCTGCTGGAGCGGCCGGGGGCGGGCGGGACCAGCCCGGAGTGGCTGGCGGAGCTGGCCCGGATGATCCCCACGGTGGCGCTGCGCTACCGCAACCTGCCGCCGCCCCGCGACACCGCGGGGGAGAGCGCCCGGCTGCGGTTCACCGAGGCGGTGCACGAGCTGATCACCGCCGTGGCGGAGGAGCACCCCCTGGTGCTGGTGGTGGATGACGTGCACCTGGCCGACGACGCCAGCATCGCGGTGCTGCACCTGCTGATGCGCCGCACCCAGGAGCAGCGGGTGACCCTGCTGCTCGCGGCGCGGGAGAGCGAGCTGCAGGGGGCGCCGAGCGCGCGGCGGCTGCTCGAGGTGATGGAGCCGCTGGCGCTGGTCCCGGTGCGGCTGGAGCCGCTCACCCCGGAGGAGATGGGGGTGGTGATCGACGCCCTGGCGGCGGGCGCCGGGCGGGAGCTGCCGGCGGCGGCGCGGGTGGCGCTGCTGCAGGCGGCGGCCGGCGTTCCGATGCTGGCGGAGCTCCTGTTCGACGACTGGCGGCAGCACGGGGAGCAGTGCCTGGCCCTCGCCGTGGGGGCGATGACCGAGGACCCCGCGCGGGCCCCCGACCATACGACGGCGTACGAGCAGCTCTTTGCCCGGGTGCTGCGCGACCTCTCGCCGACCGCCCGCTCGGCGCTCCACCTGGCGGCGATCCTGGGCGACCGGCTCAACGACCTGTCGATGTACGATATCGTGGACCTCTCCCTGGCCGACACTCTCCGGGGGATGGCGGAGCTCACCAGCACGCGGATCCTGCGGGACGGCGGGAAGGGGGTCGAGTTCCGGAACGAGCTGCTGCGACGGTACACCTATCTCGAGGTGCCCTCACCGGTGCGGCGGGCGGTCCATGGGCGGATCGCCGACCGGCTGCTGGCGGCGGAGGGGCGCGGGGAGCCGGTGCCGGGGCTGATGCTGGCGTGGCACTGCTACCGGGCGGGGCGGGCGGCAGAGGCCGAGCCCTACCTGCTGCGCGGGGCCCAGGAGACCCTGGCCAAAGGGGCGCCGGTGGAGGCGGAGCTGGCACTCGGCAGCGCGCTGCCGTCGCTCAGTGCACGGCACCGGGTGCCGGCGCAGCTGGCGCTGGTGCAAGCGCTGCAGGAGCAGGGGCGGTGGGAGGAGTCGCTGCAGAGTCTGCCCTCAGGTAGCTCTGACCACCTCAGCGGAATGGAGCGAGCCCTTCAGCTTGCGGGGAGAGCGCGTCTCTGCGCTGAGAGCCGCCTAGCAGAGGACCTAGTCGGTCACGTCCTCGACTCCCTTGTAGAGTCGACCGACGACACTGAGAGGGTTCCGTTACTATCAGCAGCCTACTCCTTGGCGTTCTCAGTTCAGCGCCAGAATACGCTGACAGAAATCCTCGCCATCACTTCTGACTACTCATCTGGCCAGAGGCTATTCGAGCTCAGAGTGGCAGCGGCACGACTCCTCGCTATCGTTGCGTACAGAAAGCGCGTACTGAGCCAGTTTCCGGACCTACAAGAGATCCTCACTACCTTAAGTTCGGAGGCGCAATCCAGAGGGGTTGAGTCGAGCGCCATCGCTGCACTCAGCAACACGCTTGGGGCGCTAGCAGTTGGGAAGGGGGAGTACCATACCGCGATTGTATGCATGAAGGAGAGCAATAGACTATACGGCAAACTCGGCGACCATCTCTCTGCATGCGTCACCTGCCAAAACCTAGCGATGTCCTACGGTAGGCTTGGGCAATACAAGCTCGCGCTTGACTGGAGCACCCGTGGCGTAGCACTTGGACAAGCACATCGGGGCGCCTGGCAGCTTGAGCTAGCCTCGCTCTGGAGGGCATGGGCGCTTGCGATGCTCGGATTGACACGTGAGGCCACTCAGCAGGTCCAAGGGTTGAGGCATACCTGGCAGAACCACGAGATCAGTTGGGTCCGCCAGCGCCAAGGGCTGTTCACGGCCGATCTTTGTCTACTGACAGGGGCAAGGTCGGAGGCCGACGCCCTCGCTTCTGAAGTAGCGGAGGACATTGGGGTTCGTCCACTATCTTCGGGTGAGGTGGGCAGGTCCGCGCGCTGGACATACCGCCTGCGGGCGTCCCTCGGGGTCCGCGAAACTCTCTCGCGTTTGGAAGATGTGGCCTACAACGGAGGGGAACTCGAACTACTGGACCAAGCTGAGGTGTTTGGGTCTTTAGCGCTTTGCCGAGAGGAACTCGGATTCAATTCTGCGGACCAGCGAGAGCAGCTTTCGCTTGCCTTAGCTCGGCTCCCGGAGCCTGTAACTATACAGCTTGGAAGGCTAGAAGCGCTTCGCTAGAACGCCCGAATCCTCGGCCAACTGGGTCGGCCGCGGAGCAGGCCGCCGGGCGCCGCCTGTACGCGCTTGGAGCCGCTGTCGATCGTGGGGTCGGCGGGTCGACTGGAGGCAGCCGACACCTCGGCCATGACCCGGCGGACGGTGACCGAGTTGACCACCAGGTCGACCAGCCGCGGGTCGAACTGGGTGCCCCGGTACTTCTGCAGCTCCGCCACCACCGCGTCGATGGGCAGCCGCTTGCGGTAGGGGCGGTCGGTGGTCATGGCGTCGGTGGTGTCCGAGATCATGATGATCCGGGCCCCCAGCGGGATGGACTCGCCGGCCAGGCCATCGGGGTAGCCGCCGCCGTCCCAGCGCTCGTGGTGGCTCCGCACCGCGTCCTGCACCGTGCCCCGGAACGACGAGATGATCCCCACCAGGTCGGCGCTCTTGACCGGGTGGGTCTGCAGCAGGGCGGTCTCCTCGGGCGTGAGCTTGGAATCCTTCCGCAGCAGCGGGGCGAACTCCTCGTGGATCTTGCCCACGTCGTGCATCACGGCGGCGGTGTAGACCTGCTCCACCTCCTCCGCGGACATCTTGGCTTCCTGGGCGATGGCCTTGGCCAGGGTGGCCACGCGCACCGAGTGACCTGAGGTGTACGGGTCTCGCGCTTCGATGGCCTTGACCATCAGATCTAGCAGTTCTCGGCCGGAGTTTTGGAGCTTTCGATAGAGCCCGTAGATATGCCGGATCACCAGAATCGGCACCAACGCCCCGACTAGCCCGAGCGCCCCCATTCCAGTGCGCTCATCCGCTTGGACATACAAGTATCCAACAACCAGAGCAAGAAAGCTCGCGCCGAGGTCGTAGCCGATGACCCCACGACAAGTCAGCGTCCAGACTTCGCTGAATCGACGCCCGGAACTAATTGCGACCACCATGCTGACGAGCGTCGTGTTGACGGCGAAATAGGTGCTGGCAAAGAGGGTGAAGTAGAGAAGGCCAAGTTGCAACTGGGCTCCGATCGACGGAGCGCCTGAACGAAAATCAATCAGCGGTACTGGGGCACCAAGGAAATAGACAACGAGCACACCGCCCGCAACAGCAATCATCCTCTGCGAAGTGTTGAATACCGCCTTGATGAGCGGCTTCCTTTGATGAACTTCGCTTAGCACGGTGCAAGCCCGGCGACCAGCGCGCCCCAAAACGGACCGAAAACCGCCCCTGCCGCCAGGTGGATTACGAACGAAGTGGACCCCTTAGTCTCCAACCGAAGATCGTCGCCAGTAGTTTCGAGCAGGACTGCAGAAATGGCAAAGCTCACGATCGCCCACATCCCAGGATAACCCGCGGGCACACGCCAAGCTTCGAGCAGCAGTAGGACTGCTGCTAGAGCGACAAGTGCGACGATCAGGTTGACCCTAAGCCTCATTGGGCGATTCCTAACTAGAACATGGCGGCAGCCCTGACCAGGCAACCTGGACTAGTTCCAGGTTAGTCCTTCAGACGCAGTGAAAACCTTCACCGCGGCCCGCGC encodes:
- a CDS encoding HD-GYP domain-containing protein translates to MVKAIEARDPYTSGHSVRVATLAKAIAQEAKMSAEEVEQVYTAAVMHDVGKIHEEFAPLLRKDSKLTPEETALLQTHPVKSADLVGIISSFRGTVQDAVRSHHERWDGGGYPDGLAGESIPLGARIIMISDTTDAMTTDRPYRKRLPIDAVVAELQKYRGTQFDPRLVDLVVNSVTVRRVMAEVSAASSRPADPTIDSGSKRVQAAPGGLLRGRPSWPRIRAF